The following proteins are co-located in the Nomia melanderi isolate GNS246 chromosome 1, iyNomMela1, whole genome shotgun sequence genome:
- the NKCC gene encoding sodium potassium chloride cotransporter: MDDEVIGNNQNNKRSPMTLNVTGLWDVVPRLDHYRLSRRAKRPSLSTLHEGNLIKDANIEAGQVGSSQQGHTGIKLGWIQGVLIPCLLNIWGVMLFLRLSWVVAQAGILQSVIIIGISAAVCVITTLSLSAISTNGEVKGGGIYFIISRTLGAEFGASVGIVFAFANAVSASMNTIGFCDSLNDLLRENKLKIIDNGVNDVRIVGTVALIVMILICAIGMEWESKAQNFLIAIIVAAIFDFLIGTIMGPSSIDQKAQGFLGFSSEVFMNNMGPDYRFSENNNQTFFSVFAIFFPSVTGIQAGANISGDLKDPASSIPIGTLLALLISMLSYLTFVLFAGGAALRDAGGLIANNTIIDCIPQVNCTYGLHNSYSVMQLMSVWGPFIYAGCFAATLSTALTNLLSVPRLIQALGQDRIYPGLIYFSKGYGKHGEPYRGYVLTFFVAALFLLIANLNAVAPLISNFYLASYALINFCTFHAAFIRPLGWRPTFRYYNTWLSLFGFITCVSIMFLIDWVTSLVTFVIIFALYLIVVYRKPDVNWGSSTQAQTYKTALSIVYRLNSIDEHVKNYAPQILALAGPPGARPALLHLANLITKNHSLLICGEVYPTNLSYRLRSVRLRNGYAWLHQQRIKSFYHMVEDLCFERGASALMQVAGVGKLAPNVVLMGYKTHWSTCNHKDLQEYFNVLHNAFDQKLAVAMLRIAEGLDCSEVVTANGDEDHGTLAQSSYDLTGSTLMHVDSNLSMSSEIPRVQSVPTMGTQFVPVDGPHIIRDSPTHGSAREHLKHKRKHAIEKLMEKRHAMTAVPEHLAIFQKKHKKGIIDVWWLYDDGGLTILLPYIISTRSNWEHCKMRIFALANHKQDIVAQEKEMAEIMAKFRIRYTSLKMVDDISVQPKQETQDFFDKLISDFRKNDTVDTECCVTELELQSLKDKTHRQLRLRELLLENSSQSTLVVMSLPMPRKGAVSAPLYMAWLEALTKDMPPTILIRGNQTSVLTFYS; this comes from the exons ATTGAGTCGGCGCGCTAAAAGACCATCTCTGAGCACCCTGCACGAAGGAAATCTTATAAAG GACGCTAATATAGAAGCTGGCCAAGTTGGATCGTCGCAACAAGGACACACGGGCATAAAGCTAGGATGGATCCAGGGTGTCCTAATACCATGCCTCTTGAACATATGGGGTGTAATGCTTTTCCTGCGGCTGTCCTGGGTAGTGGCGCAGGCCGGCATATTGCAAAGTGTCATTATTATCGGCATATCGGCGGCAGTTTGCGTCATCACAACGCTCAGCCTTAGCGCAATTAGTACTAATGGGGAAGTAAAGGGAG GTGGTATATACTTCATCATATCACGCACGTTGGGAGCAGAATTTGGAGCTTCCGTTGGAATTGTTTTTGCATTTGCCAATGCGGTTTCGGCATCAATGAACACCATTGGCTTTTGCGACTCCCTAAACGACTTGCTAAGggaaaataagttgaaaatcATAGACAATGGGGTAAATGACGTCCGAATAGTGGGAACAGTCGCACTCATTGTTATGATTTTGATTTGCGCCATCGGAATGGAATGGGAATCAAAG GCACAAAATTTCCTCATAGCCATCATTGTTGCAGCCATTTTTGATTTTCTGATTGGTACAATTATGGGACCATCAAGTATCGATCAAAAAGCACAAGGATTCCTTGGATTCTCTA gCGAAGTGTTCATGAACAATATGGGACCAGATTATCGGTTTTCCGAGAACAACAATCAGACGTTCTTCTCCGTGTTCGCCATTTTCTTTCCATCGGTGACCGGAATTCAGGCAGGAGCTAATATTTCTGGCGACTTGAAGGATCCAGCCAGTAGCATACCGATAGGGACCCTTCTCGCGCTGCTAATTTCGATGCTGAGTTACCTCACATTCGTTTTGTTCGCTGGTGGCGCGGCTTTAAGAGATGCCGGTGGTCTCATCGCAAATAACACCATTATAGATTGCATTCCACAAGTGAATTGCACTTATGGATTACATAACAGCTATTCA GTAATGCAACTTATGTCCGTTTGGGGCCCATTCATATACGCCGGATGTTTTGCTGCAACTCTCTCGACAGCTTTAACAAACTTGTTGTCAGTGCCACGATTAATACAGGCGTTAGGACAAGACCGTATTTACCCTGGTCTGATATACTTCAGCAAAGGCTATGGAAAACATGGTGAACCTTACCGTGGATATGTTCTAACGTTTTTCGTCGCAGCATTATTCCTTTTGATAG CTAACTTGAATGCAGTAGCGCCTTTGATCTCAAACTTCTACTTGGCTTCGTATGCCTTAATAAATTTCTGCACTTTTCATGCAGCATTCATTCGACCTCTTGGATGGCGTCCTACCTTCAGA TATTACAACACCTGGTTGTCCTTGTTCGGTTTTATCACATGTGTTTccataatgtttttaattgacTGGGTGACATCACTTGTTACCTTCGTCATTATCTTCGCGCTATATTTGATTGTCGTTTATCGGAAACCAGACGTAAATTGGGGCAGCAGCACGCAAGCACAAACTTACAAGACTGCGCTTTCTATCGTATACAG gCTGAATTCGATTGACGAGCACGTGAAAAATTACGCTCCTCAAATTTTGGCACTAGCTGGACCCCCTGGCGCCAGGCCAGCATTACTGCATCTGGCTAATCTCATTACAAAAAACCATTCCCTGTTGATTTGCGGTGAAGTATATCCG ACGAATTTATCGTACCGACTCCGTTCAGTTCGATTGAGAAATGGTTACGCGTGGTTACATCAACAACGCATAAAATCTTTTTATCACATGGTGGAGGATCTGTGCTTCGAACGAGGTGCTTCAGCATTGATGCAAGTAGCAGGCGTTGGAAAATTAGCACCGAACGTTGTTCTAATGGGTTACAAAACACATTGGTCAACTTGTAACCATAAAGATCTTCAAGAATACTTCAACGTCCTCCa caaCGCATTCGATCAAAAATTAGCTGTGGCTATGCTTCGAATAGCTGAAGGTTTGGATTGTTCGGAAGTAGTAACTGCAAATGGTGATGAAGATCACGGTACCCTAGCACAAAGTAGCTACGACTTGACTGGGAGCACTTTAATGCATGTAGACAGTAATTTATCAATGTCCAGTGAAATTCCAAGGGTTCAAAGTGTGCCAACAATGG GAACTCAATTTGTGCCAGTCGATGGACCACATATAATTAGAGATTCACCGACTCACGGAAGTGCTCGGGAGCATCTTAAACATAAGAGAAAACATGCAatcgaaaaattaat ggAAAAACGGCACGCAATGACAGCTGTACCTGAACACTTGGCAATATTCcagaaaaaacataaaaaaggaataattgATGTGTGGTGGTTATACGACGATGGAG GGCTGACGATTCTGTTGCCGTATATCATCAGCACACGCTCGAATTGGGAACACTGTAAGATGAGAATTTTCGCACTGGCGAACCACAAACAAGATATTGTCGCGCAAGAGAAAGA AATGGCAGAGATTATGGCAAAGTTCAGGATAAGATATACTAGTCTCAAAATGGTGGATGATATAAGTGTACAACCAAAGCAAGAAACACAAGACTTCTTTGACAAACTTATATCCGATTTTCGAAAGAATGACACTGTTGATACAG AATGTTGTGTGACAGAACTTGAACTCCAATCTTTGAAGGACAAGACGCATAGGCAATTAAGACTTCGGGAGTTATTACTAGAGAATTCCAGTCAGTCCACGTTGGTTGTAAT GTCATTACCAATGCCACGAAAAGGTGCAGTCTCCGCTCCGCTGTATATGGCATGGTTGGAAGCTTTAACCAAAGATATGCCGCCAACAATATTAATACGTGGGAATCAAACGTCAGTACTGACGTTTTACTCGTAG
- the Naxd gene encoding NAD(P)HX dehydratase isoform X2: MALAILHFAYRNSVKLFSTATMTTSVSMDERMLKGIRRIVPNLNNVKYKGQDGRIGIFGGSLEYTGAPYFAAMSALRTGCDLVHIFCVKDASIPLKSFSPEPIVHPVLDQYDAIKQIRPWLDRLHVIIIGPGLGRDDKIFKTIVELISICRDMKKPLVIDADGLFLVSQKPDIIKEYPGVILTPNAMEFSRLMKGVLDKSVKPTPLVKATDVKYLAEALGKNVTILHKGSKDVIVDGHKGTEAVSCGLAGSGRRCGGQGDLLVGALSVFWWWAICAGSCESSLSAPITASYAASRLVRECNSSAYKIKQRGTLTSDILEQIQPVFARIFETHCNNMLQE, from the exons ATGGCTCTCGCAATTTTACATTTTGCCTACAGGAATTCAGTGAAACTATTCTCTACCGCAACCATGACTACATCAGTATCAATGGATGAGCGTATGTTAAAAGGAATAAGAAGAATAGTTCCAAAtttgaataatgttaaatataaaggaCAAGATGGCAGAATTGGCATATTTGGTGGTAGTTTAGAATATACTGGTGCACCATATTTTGCAGCTATGAGTGCTCTTCGCACTGGATGCGATTTAGTACACATATTTTGTGTAAAAGATGCAAGCATTCCTTTAAAGTCATTTAGCCCAGAGCCTATTGTTCATCCAGTTTTAGATCAATATGATGCAATTAAACAAATAAGACCATGGCTTGATCGTTtacatgtaattattattgGTCCGGGTCTTGGTAGAGatgacaaaatatttaaaacgattgTTGAACTTATCTCAATTTGTCGTGATATGAAAAAACCATTGGTAATTGATGCTGATGGATTATTCTTAGTTAGCCAAAAGCCTGATATCATAAAAGAATATCCAGGTGTTATATTGACTCCGAATGCTATGGAATTCAGTCGTCTAATGAAAGGAGTGCTTGACAAATCAGTTAAACCTACACCATTAGTTAAAGCTACTGATGTGAAATATTTGGCGGAAGCACTTGGgaaaaatgttacaattttacaTAAAGGATCTAAAGATGTGATTGTAGATGGGCATAAAGGTACAGAAGCTGTGTCATGTGGATTAGCAGGTTCTGGCCGAAGATGTGGCGGACAAGGAGATTTATTGGTCGGTGCATTATCCGTATTTTGGTGGTGGGCAATTTGTGCAGGAAGTTGCGAGAGTTCCTTATCAGCTCCGATAACTGCCAGTTATGCTGCATCTAGATTAGTAAGAGAGTGCAATTCGTCTGCGTATAAGATAAAGCAAAGAGGAACATTAACATCTGACATATTGGAGCAAATACAGCCTGTTTTTGCAAGAATCTTTGAAACCCATTGTAACAA TATGCTACAAGAATAA
- the Naxd gene encoding NAD(P)HX dehydratase isoform X4 codes for MTTSVSMDERMLKGIRRIVPNLNNVKYKGQDGRIGIFGGSLEYTGAPYFAAMSALRTGCDLVHIFCVKDASIPLKSFSPEPIVHPVLDQYDAIKQIRPWLDRLHVIIIGPGLGRDDKIFKTIVELISICRDMKKPLVIDADGLFLVSQKPDIIKEYPGVILTPNAMEFSRLMKGVLDKSVKPTPLVKATDVKYLAEALGKNVTILHKGSKDVIVDGHKGTEAVSCGLAGSGRRCGGQGDLLVGALSVFWWWAICAGSCESSLSAPITASYAASRLVRECNSSAYKIKQRGTLTSDILEQIQPVFARIFETHCNKTSSFNGRNRTRSTDS; via the exons ATGACTACATCAGTATCAATGGATGAGCGTATGTTAAAAGGAATAAGAAGAATAGTTCCAAAtttgaataatgttaaatataaaggaCAAGATGGCAGAATTGGCATATTTGGTGGTAGTTTAGAATATACTGGTGCACCATATTTTGCAGCTATGAGTGCTCTTCGCACTGGATGCGATTTAGTACACATATTTTGTGTAAAAGATGCAAGCATTCCTTTAAAGTCATTTAGCCCAGAGCCTATTGTTCATCCAGTTTTAGATCAATATGATGCAATTAAACAAATAAGACCATGGCTTGATCGTTtacatgtaattattattgGTCCGGGTCTTGGTAGAGatgacaaaatatttaaaacgattgTTGAACTTATCTCAATTTGTCGTGATATGAAAAAACCATTGGTAATTGATGCTGATGGATTATTCTTAGTTAGCCAAAAGCCTGATATCATAAAAGAATATCCAGGTGTTATATTGACTCCGAATGCTATGGAATTCAGTCGTCTAATGAAAGGAGTGCTTGACAAATCAGTTAAACCTACACCATTAGTTAAAGCTACTGATGTGAAATATTTGGCGGAAGCACTTGGgaaaaatgttacaattttacaTAAAGGATCTAAAGATGTGATTGTAGATGGGCATAAAGGTACAGAAGCTGTGTCATGTGGATTAGCAGGTTCTGGCCGAAGATGTGGCGGACAAGGAGATTTATTGGTCGGTGCATTATCCGTATTTTGGTGGTGGGCAATTTGTGCAGGAAGTTGCGAGAGTTCCTTATCAGCTCCGATAACTGCCAGTTATGCTGCATCTAGATTAGTAAGAGAGTGCAATTCGTCTGCGTATAAGATAAAGCAAAGAGGAACATTAACATCTGACATATTGGAGCAAATACAGCCTGTTTTTGCAAGAATCTTTGAAACCCATTGTAACAA AACATCTTCATTCAATGGGAGAAATCGAACACGGAGCACTGATTCCTGA
- the Naxd gene encoding NAD(P)HX dehydratase isoform X3, with the protein MALAILHFAYRNSVKLFSTATMTTSVSMDERMLKGIRRIVPNLNNVKYKGQDGRIGIFGGSLEYTGAPYFAAMSALRTGCDLVHIFCVKDASIPLKSFSPEPIVHPVLDQYDAIKQIRPWLDRLHVIIIGPGLGRDDKIFKTIVELISICRDMKKPLVIDADGLFLVSQKPDIIKEYPGVILTPNAMEFSRLMKGVLDKSVKPTPLVKATDVKYLAEALGKNVTILHKGSKDVIVDGHKGTEAVSCGLAGSGRRCGGQGDLLVGALSVFWWWAICAGSCESSLSAPITASYAASRLVRECNSSAYKIKQRGTLTSDILEQIQPVFARIFETHCNK; encoded by the coding sequence ATGGCTCTCGCAATTTTACATTTTGCCTACAGGAATTCAGTGAAACTATTCTCTACCGCAACCATGACTACATCAGTATCAATGGATGAGCGTATGTTAAAAGGAATAAGAAGAATAGTTCCAAAtttgaataatgttaaatataaaggaCAAGATGGCAGAATTGGCATATTTGGTGGTAGTTTAGAATATACTGGTGCACCATATTTTGCAGCTATGAGTGCTCTTCGCACTGGATGCGATTTAGTACACATATTTTGTGTAAAAGATGCAAGCATTCCTTTAAAGTCATTTAGCCCAGAGCCTATTGTTCATCCAGTTTTAGATCAATATGATGCAATTAAACAAATAAGACCATGGCTTGATCGTTtacatgtaattattattgGTCCGGGTCTTGGTAGAGatgacaaaatatttaaaacgattgTTGAACTTATCTCAATTTGTCGTGATATGAAAAAACCATTGGTAATTGATGCTGATGGATTATTCTTAGTTAGCCAAAAGCCTGATATCATAAAAGAATATCCAGGTGTTATATTGACTCCGAATGCTATGGAATTCAGTCGTCTAATGAAAGGAGTGCTTGACAAATCAGTTAAACCTACACCATTAGTTAAAGCTACTGATGTGAAATATTTGGCGGAAGCACTTGGgaaaaatgttacaattttacaTAAAGGATCTAAAGATGTGATTGTAGATGGGCATAAAGGTACAGAAGCTGTGTCATGTGGATTAGCAGGTTCTGGCCGAAGATGTGGCGGACAAGGAGATTTATTGGTCGGTGCATTATCCGTATTTTGGTGGTGGGCAATTTGTGCAGGAAGTTGCGAGAGTTCCTTATCAGCTCCGATAACTGCCAGTTATGCTGCATCTAGATTAGTAAGAGAGTGCAATTCGTCTGCGTATAAGATAAAGCAAAGAGGAACATTAACATCTGACATATTGGAGCAAATACAGCCTGTTTTTGCAAGAATCTTTGAAACCCATTGTAACAAGTGA
- the Naxd gene encoding NAD(P)HX dehydratase isoform X1, translating into MALAILHFAYRNSVKLFSTATMTTSVSMDERMLKGIRRIVPNLNNVKYKGQDGRIGIFGGSLEYTGAPYFAAMSALRTGCDLVHIFCVKDASIPLKSFSPEPIVHPVLDQYDAIKQIRPWLDRLHVIIIGPGLGRDDKIFKTIVELISICRDMKKPLVIDADGLFLVSQKPDIIKEYPGVILTPNAMEFSRLMKGVLDKSVKPTPLVKATDVKYLAEALGKNVTILHKGSKDVIVDGHKGTEAVSCGLAGSGRRCGGQGDLLVGALSVFWWWAICAGSCESSLSAPITASYAASRLVRECNSSAYKIKQRGTLTSDILEQIQPVFARIFETHCNKTSSFNGRNRTRSTDS; encoded by the exons ATGGCTCTCGCAATTTTACATTTTGCCTACAGGAATTCAGTGAAACTATTCTCTACCGCAACCATGACTACATCAGTATCAATGGATGAGCGTATGTTAAAAGGAATAAGAAGAATAGTTCCAAAtttgaataatgttaaatataaaggaCAAGATGGCAGAATTGGCATATTTGGTGGTAGTTTAGAATATACTGGTGCACCATATTTTGCAGCTATGAGTGCTCTTCGCACTGGATGCGATTTAGTACACATATTTTGTGTAAAAGATGCAAGCATTCCTTTAAAGTCATTTAGCCCAGAGCCTATTGTTCATCCAGTTTTAGATCAATATGATGCAATTAAACAAATAAGACCATGGCTTGATCGTTtacatgtaattattattgGTCCGGGTCTTGGTAGAGatgacaaaatatttaaaacgattgTTGAACTTATCTCAATTTGTCGTGATATGAAAAAACCATTGGTAATTGATGCTGATGGATTATTCTTAGTTAGCCAAAAGCCTGATATCATAAAAGAATATCCAGGTGTTATATTGACTCCGAATGCTATGGAATTCAGTCGTCTAATGAAAGGAGTGCTTGACAAATCAGTTAAACCTACACCATTAGTTAAAGCTACTGATGTGAAATATTTGGCGGAAGCACTTGGgaaaaatgttacaattttacaTAAAGGATCTAAAGATGTGATTGTAGATGGGCATAAAGGTACAGAAGCTGTGTCATGTGGATTAGCAGGTTCTGGCCGAAGATGTGGCGGACAAGGAGATTTATTGGTCGGTGCATTATCCGTATTTTGGTGGTGGGCAATTTGTGCAGGAAGTTGCGAGAGTTCCTTATCAGCTCCGATAACTGCCAGTTATGCTGCATCTAGATTAGTAAGAGAGTGCAATTCGTCTGCGTATAAGATAAAGCAAAGAGGAACATTAACATCTGACATATTGGAGCAAATACAGCCTGTTTTTGCAAGAATCTTTGAAACCCATTGTAACAA AACATCTTCATTCAATGGGAGAAATCGAACACGGAGCACTGATTCCTGA